A section of the Citrus sinensis cultivar Valencia sweet orange chromosome 8, DVS_A1.0, whole genome shotgun sequence genome encodes:
- the LOC102612093 gene encoding serine/threonine-protein kinase ATR isoform X1 codes for MAKNLSSLVHELRERIAASSSTPTSRSQNDDALVSRFRDVLPNLLHSYVVPSSSASEREVIAILKLISQTARNFPGVFYNGKAGAILPVIGRILPFFAEPAFRSRHGVIFETVGFLLSLLRTGALDAYRLFFIDAMLAIEDILYIASLDVDSSSLIEPIGLTLKCFHDSFCEVSGDSTCLCDLPASSKPNNGFGILVNLLGKRRWQPFATWMIRLISKCLTEGTLYVEGLINVSFVSAACSLLCYGDADLHMACFDFACIIGSVISFDIIPHENFIQSISTILSEDQEGIPVFRNVAYDSSMGACLETLHSTCPDVVVKQTAAALVNTFPRSMSRTKSQELKVSLCTVYKRIAKTCPTHIWKPESLVQILCLSEPCFPLIDCFRVALAILGPDRVGGRLTNDVGLELSTSGYSANENWSVGEKRHINDVNILKIKRPRVDEENMLSDAVLVEPKPTHIFRCEKEEEFADYMREALRSFVELLDSPSVKPGSLKPNVALTALSMLCIAFSRYPQTNLSCRIFQQMYAWIPWICELAKQGCPITVDISIYLEGIHRILLLHGPSFMEIELFKNKGYGSDLLNVVLKLPWTHHVVVTEPHPPRKAKCAALQVFSKLGQSMTESDSEILDLALRDEFDEVRAEAVISLPVIVMWSGLGVLTNVFKRLESLGKDECEKVKRVFPISFGFLSCLSGTCSSIVDWDKNACKLLLNVEDDILSQTVDYLLENFWCSKCDTNVVHNQELSSKIVNPSDVQSKDLNFHSDFSFLLNIYFEFLYDESSEEVQLSCVRVIRRILVHGTRDVLLKTRSEWIKCIEFLLLNKRKAIRDAFCTQIGYFLQDTVLSSLFLDENASSRSNELKLLDVIKLAFTAADDPLILETLLESTAELMMAVDVHSQHFLFLLILLVEQLDNPHVTVRMNASRLIRKSCFFHLKGGCELLVSKAVLICNELFDYLSVRLASRPIMVREFAEAAFGVETEELVKKMIPAVLPKLVVSQQDNDQAVNIINELAKCLNTDMVPLIVTWIPKVLAFALHQADERRLLSALEFYCIQTGSDNQEIFAAALPALLDELICFVDGGDSDEINERLNRVPRVIRKVSTVLTGNEDLPGFLRNHFVGLLNSIDRKMLHAEDLSLQKQALKRIEILIEMIGSHLTTYVPKILVLLMHAINKESLQCEGLSVLHFFIEQLSRVSPSSTKHVISQVFAALIPFLERDKDNPSVLLNKVVKILEDLVLKNRAILKQHIHEFPLLPSIAALTEVNKAIQEARGPMTLKDQLLAAVDGLNHENLNVRYMVVCELSKLLKLKSEDVTALINGEACSDLDVLSTLISSLLRGCAEESRTVVGQKLKLVCADCLGALGAVDPAKVKGFSCQRFKIECSDDDLIFELIDKHLARAFRAAPDTIIQDSAALAIQELLKIAGCEASLDENVPASILQVLKDKEHLTVVASGTMGSDNIHEMNMRGRKFWDRFSIYVKEIIAPCLTSRFQLPSGSDSVSTGPIYLPSMSFRRWIYYWIRKLTVHATGSRASIFNACRGIVRHDMQTAIYLLPYLVLNAVCHGTEEARLGIAQEILSVLDAAASDHSGASVHGISGQSEVCIQAIFTLLDNLGQWVDDVKQELALSESLTSKQQGSKSKHPASSMHQDQLLTQCQYVSGLLSAIPKVTLARASFRCQAYARSLMYFESHVREKSGSFNPAAEKSGTFEDEDVSFLMEIYSFLDEPDGLSGLARLHKSLSLQDELLSNKKSGNWAEVFTSCEQALQMEPTSVQRHSDVLNCLLNMCHLQAMVTHVDGLISRIPQYKKTWCMQGVQAAWRLGRWDLMDEYLSGADEEGLLCSSSESNASFDMDVAKILQAMMKKDHFSVSDKIGVSKQVLIAPLAAAGMDSYTRAYPFIVKLHLLQELEDFHAILVNDSFLEKSFLPSDLKFSKLMANWENRLKYTQPSLWAREPLLAFRRMVFGASGLGAEVGNCWLQYAKLCRLAGHYETATRAILEAQASGAPNVHMEKAKLLWSTRRSDGAIAELQQNLLNKPVEVVGSTAISSITSLSLVPLNPLPVLSNTQTLNEKRDIAKTLLLYSRWIHYTGQKQKEDVITLYSRVRELQPMWEKGYFYMAKYCDDVLVDARKRQEENSEIGPSEKRWWFYVPDVLLFYAKGLHRGHKNLFQALPRLLTLWFDFGSICQRAGSSSNKDLKNVNGKVMSIMRGCLKDLPAYQWLTVLPQLVSRICHQNEEIVRLVKHIITSVLRQYPQQGLWIMAAVSKSTIPSRREAAAEIIQAAKKGSAHGNSANNLFGQFTSLIDHLIKLCFHAGQSKSRTINISTEFSALKRMMPLGIIMPIQQSLTVTLPPQDANLTESPSSDIFSASDLPTISGIADEAEILSSLQRPKKIVLLGSDGIKRPFLCKPKDDLRKDSRMMEFTAMINRLLSKYPESRRRKLYIRTFAVIPLTEDCGMVEWVPHTRGLRNILQDIYISCGKFDRQKTNPQIKRIYDQFQGKIPEDEMLKTKILPMFPPVFHKWFLTTFSEPAAWFRARVAYAHTTAVWSMVGHIVGLGDRHGENILFDSTTGDCVHVDFSCLFDKGLLLEKPELVPFRLTQNMIDGLGITGYEGTFLRVCEITLSVLRTHRETLMSVLETFIHDPLVEWTKSHKSSGVEVENPHAQRAISNIEARLQGSVVGVGAAPSLPLAVEGQARRLIAEAVSHKNLGKMYIWWMPWF; via the exons aTGGCGAAGAACCTCTCGAGTCTAGTGCACGAACTTCGAGAGCGAATAGCAGCGTCTTCATCGACGCCAACGAGCCGTAGCCAAAACGACGACGCTTTGGTCTCCCGATTCCGCGATGTTCTCCCCAATCTTCTTCACTCCTACGTCGTTCCTTCTTCCTCCG CCAGTGAGAGAGAGGTCATAGCTATATTGAAGCTCATTTCTCAAACGGCAAGGAATTTTCCTGGAGTATTTTACAATGGGAAAGCTGGCGCCATTCTACCCGTGATTGGTCGAATTTTACCCTTCTTTGCAGAACCTGCATTTCG TTCTCGACATGGAGTAATTTTTGAAACAGTTGGATTCCTTTTATCTTTGCTTCGCACTGGAGCACTTGATGCATATCGTCTATTCTTCATTGATGCCATGTTGGCCATTGAAG ATATTTTGTACATTGCTTCTCTCGATGTTGACAGTTCAAGCCTTATAGAGCCAATTGGATTGACTTTAAAGTGCTTTCATGATTCTTTTTGTGAAGTTTCTGGTGATTCCACTTGTCTTTGTGATCTCCCAGCAAGTAGCAAACCAAATAATGGCTTTGGTATCTTGGTCAACCTTTTGGGCAAAAGGAGGTGGCAACCTTTTGCAACTTGGATGATCAGGCTCATTAGTAAATGCTTGACTGAAGGAACTCTATATGTGGAAGGTCTTATCAATGTGTCATTTGTGTCAGCTGCATGTTCTCTCTTATGTTATGGGGATGCTGACTTGCATATG GCATGTTTCGACTTTGCATGCATCATTGGATCAGTGATAAGCTTTGACATCATTCCTCATGAGAATTTTATTCAGTCAATATCCACCATATTGAGTGAGGACCAAGAGGGAATTCCTGTATTCAG GAATGTGGCTTATGATTCCTCCATGGGTGCTTGCCTTGAGACATTACACTCTACTTGTCCTGATGTTGTTGTAAAGCAGACAGCTGCAGCTTTAGTAAATACTTTTCCTCGGTCAATGTCAAGAACCAAGAGCCAGGAACTTAAG GTTTCATTGTGCACTGTATACAAACGGATTGCCAAAACTTGCCCTACTCATATATGGAAGCCTGAATCTCTTGTACAGATACTATGTTTATCAGAACCTTGCTTTCCATTGATTGATTGTTTTCGAGTAGCTCTTGCTATTCTTGGTCCTGATCGTGTTGGAGGGAGGTTAACAAATGATGTTGGTCTAGAATTATCAACATCGGGTTATAGTGCAAATGAAAACTGGAGTGTAGGAGAAAAGAGGCATATCAatgatgtaaatattttaaaaatcaagcGTCCAAGGGTAGATGAGGAAAATATGCTTTCTGATGCTGTTCTAGTGGAGCCTAAGCCTACTCATATCTTTAGatgtgaaaaagaagaagaatttgcaGATTATATGCGTGAAGCGCTCCGTTCATTTGTTGAACTTTTAGACTCTCCCTCTGTTAAACCAGGTTCTCTAAAACCCAATGTTGCACTGACAGCTCTTAGCATGCTTTGCATTGCCTTCTCCAGATATCCTCAGACCAATTTATCATGCCGTATCTTTCAGCAGATGTATGCATGGATCCCATGGATTTGTGAGCTG GCAAAGCAAGGATGTCCAATTACTGTTGATATTTCCATCTACCTGGAAGGAATTCACCGCATCTTGCTTTTGCATG GTCCCTCTTTCATGGAGATTgaacttttcaaaaataaaggtTACGGTTCAGATCTTCTAAATGTTGTGCTAAAGCTTCCATGGACCCATCATGTTGTAGTTACTGAACCTCATCCTCCAAGGAAAGCAAAATGTGCTGCTCTTCAAGTTTTCTCCAAGCTTGGTCAAAGCATGACTGAAAGTGATTCTGAAATCTTGGATTTGGCTCTTCGTGATGAATTTGATGAAGTCAGAGCTGAAGCTGTTATTTCTTTACCAGTGATTGTCATGTGGTCAGGACTTGGTGTTCTCACAAATGTCTTCAAGAGACTGGA ATCTTTGGGGAAGGATGAATGTGAAAAAGTTAAGAGAGTTTTTCCCATTTCTTTTGGGTTTTTGTCATGTCTTTCTGGAACTTGCAGCAGTATTGTGGATTGGGATAAAAATGCCTGCAAACTATTATTGAATGTTGAAGATGATATTCTGAGTCAGACAGTAGATTATTTACTAGAAAATTTCTGGTGTTCTAAATGTGACACAAATGTTGTGCACAATCAAGAACTATCATCAAAAATTGTTAATCCATCTGATGTGCAGAGCAAGGACCTCAACTTCCACTCTGACTTCAGTTTTctattgaatatatattttgaatttctataTGATGAGTCTTCAGAAGAAGTTCAACTTTCCTGTGTGAGGGTTATCCGTCGTATACTTGTACATGGGACCAGAGATGTTCTGCTGAAAACGAGATCTGAATGGATTAAATGCATTGAATTTCTTCTGCTAAACAAAAGGAAGGCTATAAGAGATGCATTCTGCACTCAGATTGGTTACTTCCTTCAGGATACTGTTTTGAGTAGCTTATTTTTGGACGAGAATGCATCAAGTAGAAGTAACGAACTAAAGTTGTTGGATGTAATAAAACTTGCTTTCACAGCGGCTGACGACCCCCTGATCTTAGAAACTCTTCTGGAATCTACAGCTGAACTTATGATGGCAGTTGATGTTCACAGTCAgcactttttgtttttgctgaTTTTGTTGGTTGAGCAGCTTGATAATCCTCATGTGACAGTGAGAATGAACGCATCGAGGTTAATACGCAAATCCTGCTTCTTTCATCTTAAAGGAGGATGTGAATTATTAGTTTCAAAAGCTGTTCTTATATGCAATGAGCTGTTTGATTATCTATCAGTGAGGCTTGCAAGCCGACCAATCATGGTTAGAGAGTTTGCTGAGGCTGCTTTTGGTGTTGAAACTGAAGAACTTGTCAAGAAAATGATTCCAGCTGTTCTTCCAAAGCTTGTAGTGTCTCAGCAGGATAATGATCAAGCAGTTAACATCATAAATGAGTTGGCCAAGTGTTTGAACACTGACATGGTGCCACTGATTGTAACCTGGATACCAAAAGTGCTTGCTTTTGCTCTCCATCAAGCTGATGAGCGAAGATTACTGTCAGCTTTGGAATTTTACTGCATACAGACTGGTTCTGACAACCAAGAAATCTTTGCAGCCGCATTACCTGCTCTCTTGGATGAACTTATATGTTTTGTTGATGGTGGTGATTCAGATGAGATAAACGAAAG GTTAAACCGAGTACCGCGGGTGATTAGAAAAGTTTCTACAGTTCTGACTGGTAATGAAGATCTTCCAGGCTTTTTGAGGAATCATTTTGTTGGTCTCCTTAACAGTATTGACAGGAAAATGCTCCATGCTGAGGATTTGTCACTGCAGAAACAAGCTTTGAAACGTATTGAGATACTGATCGAAATGATAGGCTCACACCTTACTACTTATGTGCCGAAAATACTGGTTCTTCTCATGCATGCCATTAATAAAGAATCTCTTCAGTGTGAGGGTCTATCTGTCTTGCATTTCTTCATTGAGCAACTGTCAAGAGTGTCTCCATCCAGTACTAAACATGTAATTTCTCAAGTTTTTGCTGCTCTTATACCCTTCTTGGAGAGAGATAAAGACAATCCATCTGTGCTTTTGAATAAAGTGGTGAAAATTCTAGAAGATCTTGTCCTAAAGAACAGGGCTATCTTGAAGCAGCATATTCATGAGTTCCCTCTTTTGCCAAGTATTGCTGCACTGACAGAAGTGAACAAAGCCATCCAAGAAGCGCGCGGGCCAATGACTTTGAAAGATCAATTGCTAGCTGCTGTTGATGGTCTGAATCATGAGAATCTGAATGTAAGGTACATGGTAGTATGTGAGTTGAGCAAGTTGCTGAAACTTAAAAGCGAGGATGTTACTGCCTTAATCAATGGTGAagcttgttcagacttggATGTTTTAAGCACTTTGATCTCATCCTTACTCAGAGGATGTGCTGAAGAATCAAGAACTGTAGTTGGTCAGAAGCTAAAGTTGGTCTGTGCTGATTGCCTTGGAGCATTGGGTGCAGTTGATCCTGCCAAAGTGAAGGGTTTTTCATGCCAGCGCTTTAAAATTGAGTGTTCAGATGATGACCTTATTTTCGAGTTGATTGACAAACATCTGGCTAGAGCTTTTAGAGCTGCACCTGATACCATTATTCAAGATTCAGCTGCATTGGCTATTCAGGAACTGCTAAAGATTGCAGGTTGTGAGGCATCACTTGATGAGAATGTTCCTGCTTCTATTTTGCAGGTGCTGAAGGATAAAGAACATCTGACGGTTGTTGCATCTGGGACGATGGGTTCTGATAATATCCATGAGATGAATATGAGGGGTCGAAAGTTCTGGGATCGATTCTCTATTTATGTTAAAGAGATAATTGCCCCTTGTTTGACCTCTAGATTTCAGCTTCCAAGTGGGTCTGATTCTGTATCTACTGGCCCAATTTACCTGCCTTCTATGTCATTCAGAAGGTGGATATATTATTGGATCAGAAAACTGACTGTGCATGCTACTGGATCCCGGGCAAGCATTTTTAATGCTTGCAGAGGTATAGTGCGTCATGATATGCAAACAGCAATATATCTGCTTCCATATTTAGTTCTTAATGCTGTCTGTCACGGCACTGAGGAGGCACGTCTAGGCATTGCGCAAGAAATCCTCTCTGTTCTTGATGCTGCAGCTTCAGACCACAGTGGGGCTTCAGTGCATGGCATCAGCGGCCAAAGTGAAGTTTGCATTCAAGCTATCTTTACTCTTCTCGATAATCTTGGGCAGTGGGTGGATGATGTTAAACAAGAATTAGCTCTTTCAGAATCTTTAACTTCGAAGCAACAGGGATCCAAGTCGAAGCATCCAGCTTCTTCAATGCATCAAGATCAACTCCTTACTCAATGTCAATATGTTTCAGGGCTTTTATCTGCTATTCCAAAAGTTACCCTCGCTAGAGCTTCCTTCAGGTGTCAAGCCTATGCAAGGTCTTTAATGTACTTTGAGTCTCATGTGCGTGAAAAGTCAGGTTCCTTCAACCCTGCAGCTGAAAAGAGTGGCACCTTTGAGGATGAAGATGTATCATTTCTGATGGAAATATACAGCTTTTTGGATGAGCCTGATGGTCTTTCTGGATTGGCACGTTTACATAAATCATTAAGTTTACAAGATGAGCTCTTATCAAACAAGAAATCAGGAAACTGGGCTGAAGTTTTTACTTCCTGTGAACAGGCCTTGCAAATGGAGCCTACTTCAGTTCAGAGGCATTCGGATGTCCTCAATTGCTTACTGAACATGTGCCATCTTCAGGCCATGGTAACTCATGTGGACGGTCTGATTTCTAGGATACCACAGTACAAAAAAACATGGTGCATGCAAGGTGTGCAAGCAGCATGGAGGCTTGGAAGGTGGGACTTGATGGATGAGTACCTTAGTGGGGCTGATGAAGAGGGTTTACTTTGTAGCAGCTCTGAGAGTAACGCTTCCTTTGACATGGATGTTGCAAAGATTCTGCAGGCAATGATGAAGAAGGATCATTTCTCTGTTTCTGATAAAATTGGAGTGTCGAAACAAGTTCTGATTGCTCCTCTAGCTGCTGCAGGCATGGATTCCTATACACGGGCTTATCCATTCATCGTCAAACTTCACTTACTACAGGAGCTGGAGGACTTCCATGCTATTCTAGTTAATGACTCTTTCTTGGAGAAATCATTTCTTCCAAGTGATCtgaaattctcaaaattaatgGCTAACTGGGAAAATAGGCTCAAATATACTCAACCATCATTGTGGGCAAGAGAGCCACTTTTGGCTTTCCGGAGAATGGTATTTGGTGCCAGTGGTCTTGGTGCTGAAGTTGGGAATTGCTGGCTTCAATATGCAAAGCTTTGTCGCTTGGCCGGCCATTATGAGACTGCAACCAGAGCAATTCTTGAGGCCCAGGCTTCTGGTGCGCCTAATGTTCACATGGAAAAGGCTAAGCTTCTTTGGAGTACCAGAAGATCCGATGGTGCCATTGCAGAGCTACAACAAAATCTCCTGAATAAGCCAGTTGAGGTTGTAGGGTCTACAGCAATATCATCAATTACTAGCCTTTCTCTTGTTCCACTTAACCCTCTACCTGTACTTTCCAATACTCAAACTTTGAATGAGAAACGTGACATTGCAAAGACCCTTCTCCTTTATTCTAGGTGGATCCATTACACTGGACAGAAGCAGAAGGAAGATGTGATTACTCTTTATTCGAGGGTGAGAGAACTGCAGCCGATGTGGGAGAAAGGATACTTCTATATGGCTAAGTATTGTGATGATGTGCTTGTTGATGCCAGGAAACGACAAGAAGAAAATTCCGAAATAGGTCCCTCTGAGAAGCGTTGGTGGTTTTATGTACCTGATGTTCTATTATTCTATGCAAAGGGGCTACATAGGGGCCACAAGAATCTCTTTCAAGCTCTTCCAAGGTTGTTAACCCTCTGGTTCGACTTTGGAAGCATTTGTCAAAGAGCTGGCTCATCCTCTAAcaaagatttgaaaaatgtCAATGGGAAG GTCATGAGTATTATGAGGGGCTGTTTGAAGGATTTGCCCGCATATCAGTGGTTAACAGTGTTGCCTCAGTTGGTTTCAAGAATTTGCCACCAGAATGAAGAAATTGTTCGATTAGTTAAACACATCATTACTTCGGTTCTCCGACAGTACCCACAACAAGGCTTGTGGATTATGGCAGCAGTTTCAAAATCCACGATTCCTTCAAGGCGAGAGGCTGCTGCAGAAATCATACAAGCTGCTAAAAAGGGGTCCGCCCATGGAAATAGTGCTAACAATCTGTTTGGCCAGTTCACTAGCTTGATTGATCATTTGATCAAATTGTGCTTCCATGCAGGCCAATCAAAATCAAGGACAATTAACATCTCAACGGAATTCAGTGCCTTGAAAAGGATGATGCCGTTGGGAATAATCATGCCAATTCAACAATCTCTTACTGTTACTCTCCCACCACAGGATGCTAATCTCACTGAATCCCCGTCATCTGATATCTTTTCTGCATCAGATCTTCCTACAATATCAGGAATAGCTGATGAAGCCGAGATTCTTTCATCTCTTCAGCGACCTAAGAAA ATTGTTCTATTGGGCAGTGATGGCATTAAGCGCCCTTTCCTCTGCAAGCCAAAGGATGATCTGAGGAAAGATTCCCGTATGATGGAATTTACTGCAATGATAAATCGTTTGTTGTCCAAATACCCTGAAAGCCGTCGTAGGAAGCTCTATATTCGTACTTTTGCCGTTATCCCTCTAACAGAAGATTGTGGTATGGTGGAGTGGGTGCCCCATACTCGTGGACTCCGGAATATACTTCAAGACATCTATATATCCTGCGGCAAATTTGATAGACAGAAGACCAATCCCCAAATTAAACGAATTTATGATCAATTCCAAGGTAAAATACCTGAAGATGAGATGTTGAAGACCAAGATCCTTCCAATGTTTCCCCCGGTATTCCACAAATGGTTCTTGACGACATTTTCAGAGCCTGCTGCATGGTTCAGGGCTCGGGTTGCCTATGCCCACACTACTGCAGTTTGGTCAATGGTTGGGCATATTGTGGGGCTTGGTGATAGACATGGGGAAAATATTCTCTTTGATTCTACCACAGGGGACTGTGTTCATGTTGATTTCAGTTGCTTATTTGATAAAGGTTTGCTGTTGGAGAAGCCTGAGCTGGTGCCGTTCAGGCTAACCCAG AACATGATCGATGGCTTGGGCATCACTGGATATGAGGGTACATTTTTGAGAGTTTGTGAAATCACGCTTTCAGTTCTAAGAACTCACAGGGAGACTTTGATGAGTGTTCTTGAAACTTTTATTCATGACCCTCTTGTAGAGTGGACAAAATCTCACAAGTCCAGTGGGGTAGAAGTTGAGAACCCTCATGCACAG CGGGCCATCAGTAATATTGAGGCTAGGTTGCAGGGGTCAGTTGTTGGGGTTGGAGCAGCACCATCTTTGCCTTTGGCTGTAGAAGGTCAGGCTCGTCGCCTAATTGCTGAAGCAGTCTCTCACAAAAATCTGGGGAAGATGTATATATGGTGGATGCCATGGTTTTAA